TTTATGAAGGTTCTTAATCTCAATCATGTCACTACCTCCGGGAAGTATTGAGCTTTTTCTCTATGCGACGCATAACGAATGCGATGGAAAGGGTCATAACCAGATAAACACAGGCAACGGAAAGATATACCTCAAAGGCCCGGAAGTTCACGGAAGTGATCTCCTGCCCGGTTCTCATAAGTTCACCGACACCGATAACCATGAGCAAAGAGGTATCCTTGAGACTGATGATAAACTGGTTGCCAAGTGGTGGAATCATACGCTTGAGAGCCTGCGGCCAGATAACATAGCGCATAGTCTGCGCGTTGGTCAGGCCGATTGAACGCCCTGCCTCAAACTGTCCTTTATGAATGGACTGAACCGCCCCACGGACGATCTCGGCAATATAGGCACCTGAATTGACTGCGATAATAATAATACCGGCGGTAATGGGGGGAATGCGCAGTCCGAGAGCCATGGGAACCCCGTAATAAAGAAACATGGCCTGAACAAGCATGGGCGTGCCCCTGATGGCTTCAACGTAAACCCCGGCAATTTTTCTGGTGAAAAAATTGCGGGAAAGCTTCATCAAACCTGCTGCGCTTCCAAGTATAAATCCAAGAAATAGACCGCCGATGGTAATCTCAACTGTAAGCTTGAGACCACGCATGAGCATGGGAAATGTGTCCCAGAAAACTGTAGTGTCAAATGCGAATGCCATTAGGACCTCTGTTTAAAAATAATTAGGGGCGGCTAGAAAGCCGCCCCACAAAACACATTGGAATAGTTATAAATAAATTATTTAGGCTCAGTACCAAACCATTTTACGTACAGTTCGCGGTAGGTGCCGTCTTTGCGCAGGTCTTTGAGGGCTGCGTTAACTTTGGCAACAAGATCACTTCCTTTGGGGAAAGCAATACCGTACTGCTGGCCATTGTAGAGAGGACCTACAACTTTAACCTGACCTTTACCGGCCTTGCGCATGAAGTCTGCGATAACGGGGGAATCAAAAATTACCGCATCAGCACCGCCGGTCATAAGTTCCATGAACATGGCGTCGTTGTTGGGGTAAAGCTTTACTTCCTTGGCGTTAGCACTCTTTGCGAAGTCAGCGGAAGAAGTACTCAGCTTGGTAGAAATTACCTTGCCTTTAAGGTCTTCAATACCGTTAATGGAGTTGTTATCCTTTTTAACGAGAATAAGCAGACCGGAATTGTAGTAACCGTCGGAAAAGTCGACAACTTTAGCACGCTCAGGCTTGATGGTGATACCAGCGATACCAACATCAATCTGGTTGGACTGGAGACCGGGAATGATGCCGTTGAAGTCCATGGGCTGCAAATCATAATCAACACCGATCTTCTCAGCGATAGCTTGCCAGAGCTCAACGTCAAAGCCGGTGTGCTTTCCGGTAGCAGGATCTTTAAATTCAAAAGGAGGGAAGCTGGTGTCACAGGCAACAGTAAGTTTTCCTGCGAAAGCAGTTCCGACCATAGTCGCGGTAATCAGAGCGGCAACGATTATTGAAAGCAGTTTTTTCATGAATCCTCCAAGAATACACATCATTTCTTAAAAAATCTCCATCAGATAAAAATGAAGATAGACCGATCAACAAGAAAATAATCCGTTGATTATTTGTCGAAGTGGGAAAATTTAGCACCATTTTACACTAAATTCAAGACATTGGCCGCACAACCATTAAATTAGAAAACGAATCAAGAACTAAATACGTGCTAACAATACAGAAATACGAGCAAATTTAAAAGCAGACACTCACCTGATTGACGAATCAAACTACACAAAACTAAATGACAAATAACAACAACCACACGCATCACTATTCAAGCAATACTCATTCATATTTTGTGTCAAAACACCATAAAAACAGAAGCAGTTTTCGACAAAATCTTGCTCGAAATTAAGATTCTATTTAAAATTAATACGAACAGGCTTCAACGAAAGAATATACAGCTGACAATCATACTATATTAATGTACACATCAACCGCAGTCGAAAAACCATGGGTAACTATTCTCAAATGGCTTCTGACGATCAATACGTATCCTTAGTCACTTAGAATCGTTTCGACGATCAAAATACACAATTTTGTAATATTTTTTATAAACTTTCTCTTCTAAGCAATTTAAATAACAATTTTGTACAAAAAAAGCGACGACAAACGCCATTATTCTACATTTTTGTAACATCATACAACTCACCAGACACAACAAACACAGGTAACAACCCAAAAATATTAGTATTTTTACCTTAGGCACACCCTGTGCTTATGTCTGAGCAGACTTGATGATAGCCCACAACCCTCCGCCAAATGGAGGTCACCATTAAATAGATTCAAGGAGTTTTTTCTAATGAGTTCCAACCTCTCCCGCCAGAGTGCGATCACCGCAGTGACCAACTACTCTACCCCTGAAGCTTCCTTCAGCTTTGCCGACACTAAACCCACCGAACTCTTCGGCTGCAACGTCTTCAACGACAACGTAATGAAGGATAGACTGCCTAAAAAAGTCTACAAATCCCTGAAAAATACTATTGAAGAAGGTGCTAAGCTCGATCCTTCCGTTGCAGATGCAGTAGCAAACGCAATGAAAGAATGGGCCATGGAAAAGGGAGCTACTCATTACACTCACGTATTCTACCCCCTGACCGGATCTACAGCTGAAAAGCATGATGGTTTTCTTTCTCCTGACGGACAGGGCAATGCTATTTCCGAATTCGAAGGCAAACTGCTTATTCAGGGTGAACCTGATGCATCCAGCTTCCCTAACGGCGGCCTGCGCGCTACCTTTGAAGCACGTGGCTACACCGCATGGGACGTAACCAGCCCCGCATACATCCTTGAAAATCCCAATGGAACCTTCCTGTGCATTCCCACAGCATTCATCTCCTGGACAGGTGAAGCTCTGGACAAAAAGACTCCCCTGCTGAGAGCCAATCAGGCTATCAACACTTCCGCTCAGCGTGTCCTGAAAATATTCGGCGATGATTCCGGCAACCGTGTTATCTCCAATGCCGGTCCTGAGCAGGAATATTTCCTTATCGACAGAAACTTTTTCTTCGCACGTCCCGACCTTCAGATGGCAGGCAGAACCCTGTTCGGCGCAAAACCCGCTAAAGGTCAGGAACTTGATGACCACTACTTCGGTGCAATCCCCCGCCGCGTGCTATCCTTTATGATGGACGTTGAGCACCAGCTCTACAAATTAGGTGTTCCTGTTAAAACACGCCACAACGAAGTTGCTCCCGGCCAGTTTGAAATTGCTCCTGTTTATGAACATGCCAACGTTGCAACAGATCACAACCAGATGATCATGACCACCCTCAAAAGCGTGGCTAAAAAGCACGGCATGGCTTGCCTGCTGCACGAGAAACCTTTCGCAGGAATCAACGGTTCCGGTAAGCACCTCAACTACTCCCTGAGCTGCAATGGACACGGCTCCCTTTTTGATCCGGGCGAAAACCCCACAGAGAACGCGCAGTTCCTTATTTTCTGCGCTGCGGTTATCCGTGCTGTACATAAATACAGCAAACTTCTTCGCGCAGTAGTTGCTACCGCTTCCAACGATCATCGTCTCGGTGCAAACGAAGCTCCCCCGGCGATCATATCTATCTTCCTCGGCGACCATCTTTCCGAAATCTTCAACAAGATTCAGGAAGGCGACTCCCCGACTCCCACTTCCACAGGTTTTCTCAAAGCCGGCGTAGACACCCTGCCTCCGCTTCCCAGAGATGCAGGTGACCGTAACCGCACCAGCCCCTTTGCTTTCACCGGTAACCGTTTTGAATTCCGCGCAGTAGGTTCAAACTCATCTATTGCCGGTCCTCAGGTTGCCATTAACAGCATTCTTTCTGAATCCCTCGATTTCATTGCGGATGAACTGGAAGCATTCATGGGCGGAGATGAGTCCAAGCTCACCGATGCAGTAAACAAAGTCATCAAAGACATCATGGACAACCACGGCCAGATTATTTTCGACGGCGACGGCTACTCTGATGAATGGCATAAAGAAGCAGTTGAAGAGCGCGGTCTGCCTAACCTGCGTACCTCCGCAGATGCAATCCCCGAAATATCTTCACCTGAAGTTGTTGAAATGTTCACCAAGTACAGCGTCTTCACCAAAGAAGAACTGGACAGCCGTACTGAAATCTACCTCGAACAGTACAATCAGGCTATCGTGACCGAAGCAGCTCTTGTAACCAAGCTTGCTAAAACTCACATCCTCCCCGGTGCAGTACGCTACCAGAAGGAACTGGCTGAAACCTGCGCTGCGATGAAAACAATCGGCGTAGAGTTCACCACCGGAACCCTCGAAGATCTGACCTCCAAGCTACGCGGGATGCAATTCGCCAACATCGAGCTTGAAAAGATCATGGAAGCCAAGCCTGAGGGTGACATCAACGAAGAAGCAAGATACCTCTGCTGCACCGCACTTCCCGCAATGCTTGAAGTTCGTAAATACGCAGACCAGCTCGAAGAAGTTGTTGCAGATGACCTCTGGTGCCTGCCCAGCTACTCCGAAATGCTCTTCATTAAATAAGATCATTTACTCCCATATCCGTAAGACAAGAAAGGTCCCCGCTTCGAAAGAAGCGGGGACCTTTCATTTTCCATATCCCTCTTTACAAAATCTTAATTTCATATATATCCATAATCAGTATGATAAAAAATATATTGCCCGGAGAAAAAATGCTTAAAAAAATACTGTTACTGCTCGTACTGACCTTTCTTTTCGCATACACAGCCAACGCCATGCCCCCGCTTACAGGGGATCAGGTTGAAAGAGTTGTAAAGACACTTGAACAACTGGACCCCATTATGGAACAAATGGAAGAAGAACTGGAAGAATCCGGTGAAAGCGATGCAAATCCCCTTGATCCTGAAATCCTGCATAAAGAGTTTGCCATGCTTTACGGCTACACCCCGCAGGCAAAACGGATAATCGAAGCAAATGGATTTACCTACAAATCATGGCCTGAAACAGCAGGACGTGTTGTAAAAGCATTTGCCTCTATCGCCATGGAAGAAGACGGCAATGCCGGTATGGCTGAACTTGAAGCAGCAATTGCCCAGATGGAAGCTGATCCGAACATGACCCCGGAACAAAAAAAGATGTTCAAGGAACACATGCTCTCATCCATGAAGACTGCAAAAGCAATGATGAAAGCACCCTCTGAAGATGTGAAAGTTGTACGGCCTTATTTTGAAAAGCTTTCCAGTACCATGGAATAAATTATATATTCAAATACTTTTTAAAGAGACCTTAAGGCCTCTTTTTTTTTATGTGGGATATCTTGACACACAACCTAACACGTTACAAAGACTCTTAAAAACTTCTCTTCATGCTCATTACAAAGTAACACTGTGCTAATATGACCCATTTTACCTTTCCAAGACACCTCAAAACAACACTCACCATCACTTACAATTGATAAATAAACACATGGCACCAAATATGCTTCGTCGATTTATAGTTCCAGCACTTCTACTTAAATAACGAGAGGCTTATATGACCGGACGCTTGTATGCCAGCATTGCAGCAATTACCCTCCTGCTAGGAGCAGGATTATTTTTTATTCAAAATAAAGTAGCTATTCTTATTGTATTGGCTTCTATTGCGGCATTGCTCTTTCTCGGTTTTGTTGTACAACGTCATATTATTTCACCAATAAAAGCACTCATCTGCGAAATTAAAAGAATTTCTAAAGCAGACTACACTCCTATCCCTCACCACAACTTCATGGCTGAACTTGGCGACCTTGCCACAGCAATTGAGGGACTCAACAATATGTTGAACGAGAAAGTCGGCATGAGCGAATCCATGCTCAAAAACATTATGACACCTATGGTAGTCGTCGGCCCTGATGGCAACATCTGCTGGCTAAATGAAAGCATTGTTAAATTGATCGAACATGATGGCGAAACGGAAAATTATATAGGGCAAGACTTCTCAACATTTTTTTACGGATCAAAACAGGAAACTATATCCGAAAAATGTATGGAGAAACAGGAAAAACAGTTTCTCAAGGGACAAGTTGATGGTCGCAAAGGAACGACAAAATACATTTCAGTTGCTTCCTCTCCAATCTTCGATTCCAGAGGGAAACTACTTGGCGGCTTTACCACTATTATGGATTTTACAAACATAAAGCTCAAAGAAGACTTCATCACGGCCCAGAACAATAAGATTGCCAGCGGCGTAACAGATGCCACAAAAATATCTGAACAACTCGCAGGAACATCAGATGAAATCAGTTCAGAAATCCAGAATTCCAGCAACGGCATACATGACCAGAAAGTCAGAACCGAAGAAGTCGCTACCTCCATGGAACAAATGAATGCATCCATCCTCGAAGTTTCTAAAAATTCAAGTGATGCAGCCCGCATGGCCCGGCAGACTCAAGAGACGGCCAATGACGGCTCAGGTCTTGTCGAAAACGTCATAGAAGTAATGACCGAAGTAAATATGAAGGCCGAAAACCTCCAAGAAGAGATGGGCACCCTTGAAAATCACAGCACGGGCATAACCACCATTATGCAAGTAATATCGGATATTGCAGACCAAACTAACCTGCTGGCTCTCAACGCTGCCATTGAAGCAGCCCGGGCCGGGGAAGCAGGCCGCGGATTTTCAGTTGTTGCAGATGAAATCAGAAAACTGGCAGAAAAAACCATGCACGCCACAAAGGAAGTCGGTAGTTATATTGATGCCATTCAAGGAAGTTCGCATAAAAGCACTGCCGCAACAGCAGACACACTGACCAGTATCCAACAAGCGACAGAACTTTGCAGCAAAGCTGATTCTGCACTTAAGCAGATACTGGAAATATCACAGGAAACAGCAGGACAGGTCGAGGGGATCGCTACTGCGGCAGAACAGCAGTCAGCAGCCAGTGAGGAAGTAACCAGCGCAATTGATGCGGTAAACAGTATCGCTACACAGACTTCAGACTCAATGGATATGGTAGCAGGCGCGGTTTCTGAACTGACAACCCTTGCAACTGACTTAGATGAATTCATGAATAAGATGCAGATTCAGGAAGCATAAAAACAAAAATCCGGAATCTCGGCTAAGATGAGATTCCGGATTTTAATTGCAATAATTATTTCTTATTTTCTTCTATCTGCTGCACATCCTCACGCTTGATGATAGTTTCCTGACCATCAAGATTTTCATAAGAATACGTATTGGAGTCTTTGTTAAATAGCGGTTTACCTACACTAACCGCAGTAGAGCCGTCTGTTTTGGTAATTGTGTGATGCTTTGAGCCACAACCGGCAAAAATCAGCAATCCCGCACACAACAAACCCGCAATAAAAATATTTTTCATAGCCCACTCCTTGTAAGGTTTGAGTGAAGCCTAGCAGATTATTGCAAATACAACAACGAGCTCAGTTTATTATTCCATTTCCTTCAGCACATGCCCGATCTTAAGGGCCTTCTCAGTAAAATCATTTTCCAATCGATCAATATCACGCGCAATAATTGCGGCTACATCCCGTGCTTCATACTTGGATTCCAGCTTAATCACATTCCCCGCCCCGCTGCCACGGGCGGCACGGCTGATTGTTGAAGCAGAGCCGGATTTTCGTTTATGCTTCACCTGCAATTTACCTTGATACACCGCGGATTTTCCGGCAACTGCAAGCATCAGATCATGATCCAAATCATCATATTGGGTAGGGGAATAGCGCAGGTCAAAATCACCGCTATGCTCCAGAACTGACTGCCTGAAAAGATGGAAACACCCGGTCACCGAAACACAGGGACGGCAATAATCAAACTGCCCGTAATCAAGATCCTGATTGTACGGGTCCAGATACGAAAATTCAAAACTACGGAGTACATCCTCAAAGTCAGCAGGGGTCTCACGCAGATGCAGGTCAGCATGCTGAATCACTTCCAGCTGATCCTCATTGACAACCTTACAACCCCAGACCCCGGCATCAGGATATGATTCCACTGCCGCGCTGAAATGGGCCTGCCAGTCATCGGGAATCAAAGCATCATCATCGAGATAGGCTACATAATCATAGAGCTTTAGCTCATTCATATTTTTCAGCCAGTTGCGGGCAGCAGGAGCACCCACATTCACCGGAAGGTCAATGCTTCGAAATCTATCACCAAGCCTGTCTTTCCAACTAGCCATAATCTCGGAAGTATGGTCGGAACTGCCGTTATCAAGCGCAAAAATATGCACATTATCAAGCGGTGACTCAGCAAGCGAACTCATGGTTGCATCAAAATCGTCAGCCTTATTGAAAGTATACAGGCATACCGCAACCTGACCGTCCAGCATGTCCACCCCTCCGCCACCGAGCAAACGATCATAGACCTTAAACCAGGTGTTGACCTGCCACGGACGGGCAGTCATGCGATCCCGCCAGAGAATCATGGCCTCATCGCGCCTACCCATGCGGTCGACACTTTCGGCCAGCCGCAGCAGATTCTCACCCAAAATGAGCGCGCCACCGGAAGTATCAGAATAAATGTTTTCAGCCTGCTCATAATCCCCGGAACAGAAGGCAATATCCCCGGCATATTTATTAAGCACCATATTCATGGATGTGGGCCAGTCACGGGCAAGGGCCGCACTGGCAACCTCATGTCTCCCCAAAAAGAAAGCCAGATCGAGCAGATGGGAAAGCCAAAAAAGATTCTCCGGCTCCCGCTCGGTTTGCTTGGAAAGATAATCAAGAAGCTTATCCTTATCATCCTTGGAAACAAGCCGTTGCAGGTAACCCAGATTTTCAGGAACAGCACTATTGGATGCAATCAAGGAAATGGTTTCAGCCAGCGGCACAGGCAAAAAATTAAGCCGCTTATTTATAGCCAACAGATTGGAGGCCAGTTGCCCATCCAGAGGACTGGATTCCCATGCCGCTAAAAACATATCCACGCCAAGATCAATAAGCGTGCTCTTCTCACGACTGCTATCAGCACTATTGATGATCCGATTCGCGGTCTCCATAAGATGAGGTTTGCCATGCCCGGAAACCAAAAGCCTATAGCGAGAAGCACTGTCTAGAAATCCCCAGAATTTACCTGACATAATTTAATCCCTACCCGAATGTTTGACGCATTTTTTCCAGCAACGTGGAAAGCCTGTGTTCATAGGTATGTTCAGCAATAATTCTTTTACGTGCGGCAGCGATTACTTTGGCTCGCCCCGCATCATCAGCCAGCCATTTTTCCAGCAGCGGGCCGATTTCAGAAATATCATTGTACGAAATAATTTCATTACCCGGCTCAAAAAGAGCTTCCATCTGCTCCCGATGGTCGGTAAGTACAAATCCGCCGCAAGCCGGGACATCAAAGACCCGCTGATTCACTGCGCCCTTCATCTGTCTGCTGGTACAATTAAAACCAACCTTGGACATGGGATAAAACGCGGGCAGATCATTATAGTAATCCAAAGAAGGCAAATAACGCCAGCTTCCTTTTTCCAGCAACTCATGCCAGCCCTCATCACCCACAATAAGCGGCTTAAACGGCAGCAATTCACGCACACATGAAAGACGGTATCGACGCGTGGCCTCCCATGTGATCAAGCCTTCAAAGGAAAGTCTGTTCTCGTCAGTGGGTAAATTTTCAATCTTTTCAAGCAACTCAGGATAGGAATTACGCAAAAATTCTTCCACCGAAAGCTCGGCCCGCTCACCGAATTCAGTTGCCAGCTCCGGCACCTTCTGCTGTAAATCAGCGTCAAGCTCGCTCGAGCGTAAATACTTATCCACCGCATGGACCATGGAATTGCCTAGAAACGAGACATCTGCCCGCCATTCCTCACGCCCGGACAGCCCCGGCTTAAAACGCCCTACATCCGTTGCCAGCGGCAGATAAAAAACATTGTCAAAGCCCTTATCACGCATGATCTCCAGATTCCCGGCATCATAAGTAAATATGGCGGTCAAATCAGGCAGCACGTCAGCGTAACGGTAGAGAATCAAATGCGGATTATCCACAAACCATGAAGCCAGTGGAAGTTTTAATTTAAGCAGCAAATCAGTAAGTTTACCTTCCCGGTCAACTCCAAAATGGTTCACGGTCAGAGCAAAATCGGGTTTAAATTCCACCACCGTGCGCAGCAGATCTTCTACGAATCCTTCGCGCACCGTATCGCCAGTGCCAATATCCACACTACGAAATTCTATACCCAAACGTTCCAGCGCAGCGGTAATCTCTCCCATCAAAAAATAAGTACGATGAAAGAAAAGCACTTTCGGTTTTTCATTGCGAAATTTCGGATAGGCAACCTCGGACCAGAAATCCACTGGCGCGGACTCTTTCTCATCTTCGAGAGTGTTACCGATAGCAAGATACCATTCCCGATCCAGCCGTTGGTATAATGGGATTTTCAGCAGCTCCAACGGACCGTTTCCATTCTCAGCACGCCACGTACGAAGCTGCTCCAGAACCTGCACAGGATCACCGCTCAGCCACGTAACCTGCGGGTGATCCCGAAATTTTTCCGCCCCGGAAACTTCAGCAATCAACGGATCATTATCCAGCACTGCCACCGGACTTGATTTCAGCAATTCTTCTATACATACGCCAAGTCCTGCGCCAAGCAGCACAGGTAACTTACCGGACGCAACAGATTCAGCAAGACCGCGCTCGCGCTCCGCCCCTTTACGTCCCCAGAGGTGCCATTTCTTGCCGTCCACATGGATACGCACGTCCGCAACGCAGTCCTGATCCATCACTGGTTCAACAGTATAAGCTAGTTTCGACATATTGATTATGTATGTCATGACAGCACGCTATGACAATGCTTGATTGATATTTTTTTGAATAAGAAATGAAGAGTTTACGGATCAGTCTTTCATTCGTTATAGCTGACGCAAGCGTGATTTCAAAATTTCAAATATATAAATAAAAAATGAATATGATTAACAAAGCACTACAGACCGAAAGCAATATGAATTTTCTGGATATGGAAACATGGGAAAGAGCTGAACATTTTACCTTTTTTCAATCTCTTTGCACCAGCCGCTACGGCTTCACAATTCAGCAGGATGTGACAGAACTTTTCAATTACCGCAAAGAGCAGAATAACGGTTCAACCAAGATCCGCTTTTCATCCATGCTCTATTATCTGGCAACCCGCGCAGCTAATGACGTCCCGGAATTCCGCACCCGTATTGTGGACAAAAAGCCTGCTATCTTCGATGTGATCCATCCGGCATTCACTTATATCCCAAAGGAACGCAGTCTACACGCCAACTGCCTTTGCCGGCTCGGGCAGGATTTCAGCGAAACCGCCGCCAATATCGAAATAGCCCGCCAGAGTGCAGATGAAAAACCGACTCTCACCCCCGCAGGTGGAGAAAAGCCGAATTTGTTCTATTTCAGTGTGGTAAACGGGGTGGCTTTCACATCCGCCAGTAACCCTTGGGGTAACTGCAATACGGATTCAGTACCGCGAATCCTGTTCGGGCATATCACTGAGAACGAGTCCGGCAGAAAGATCATGCCCGTGGCAGTGGAAGCCCTGCACGGTCTCATGGATGGCAAGCATTTTGGAGATTTTTTCAGTAAATTTGATACGATGTGCAAGAAGCCGGGGGCGTATTTGTAAATGTACATTTTTATTTTTACCAACATTTTAACAAACGAGATTTAATATGGAATATGTAGAACTATGCCCCTTTTGCCGCAGTGAACTCAACCATGGAGCAATTGTATGTGCTCACTGCAATGCCCGCAAAGGAACCCATGCAAACATTGGCCAACTAATTCCGCTATGGGCAGTAGCTTTATTGGGTTCTTATATAACTGAAAATATATACTTCTATTTATTCCCAGTAGCGCTATTGGGTTTTAGCTACTACGGATTACAAAAAAGATGGTTTAGATATTAGGAGGTGTTAGCATTTAGATTATGTTCTAGTCGCATTTTCTTGTGCCAATCCCTTAAGAAACCCCACCTTCTCCCCCGCCCGTTTCTGCTTTACAGCATATTCAGCGCGATACGCAGCACGTTTATCCGGGAAGGATTCATACACTTCCATGGTCGCAGGAAGGCGGCAACGGGTGTACTTTGCACCCTTGCCGAAATTGTGTTCTTCCAGCCTACGCGCAGGATCGGTGGTTACTCCGCAGTATAAAGAATTGTCGCTGCAACGCAGCAGATATACGTACCATGTGCTCATAAATCGGGCATAGCTGTTAGTTCCGGCACGGTCAAAACTTAATTCACAAACTATATTTACGGATTAAGTCCCGATAGCACCCATTTAACCTTGCATTCTGCGGGCTGAGCATATATTTTGTCGAGCTTACTAAGTTCATGATCGCGGACCGCCATATTTACTGCGGATCGCGAATATATATAAAAGATATCATTCAATTTTTTGCCTTATCTGAGAGAGCTAAAAAGCCCAATCCGGAGACCAGATGCCCAGAATTACTATTTCATCCCTTGAGAAATCATATAACGGGGAAGACCTTTTCAGCGACCTTTCATTTGAAGTGAGTGCCGGAATGCGTCTTGCCGTGGCCGGTCCCAACGGTTGCGGCAAATCCACCCTACTCAAACTCATTGCCGGAAAAATCGAACCGGACGGTGGAGTGCTTTCCATTTCCAAAGGTGCGCGCCTCGGTTACGTTGCGCAGGAACTGACCGGGGAAATTCTCGAAAACACCCTGCTCAGTTGGGTACTCTCCGCGCTGCCTTCTTGGAATACGCTCTGGGAGCAATGGGAAGAAGCCGGACAGAATAATGACCAAGCTCACATGGAAAGACTTTCCGAAAAGCAGGCTGAACTTGAGCACCAGTTCGGATACAACCCCGAACACAAAGCCCGTACCATCCTGACCGGACTGGGTTTTTCCGAACATGACCTGCTCAGCAAAATCAAAGAACTTTCCGGCGGCTGGCGTGAACGCGCTAAGCTGGGCCGTGTCCTGCTCCAAGGTGCGGATTTACTCCTCTTGGATGAACCCACAAACCACCTTGACCTTGAGGCTGTGGAATGGCTGGAAAGCTACCTGCTTTCCTTCCGTGGCGCGGTAATTTATGTAGCCCATGATCGTATCTTTCTGGATAAGGTCGGTACCCATGTTCTTTTTCTCGGGGCCGGGCGTCCGCAAGTCAGGCGCGGTAATTTTACTGAATTTCTTAAATGGCAGGCAGAAAACGCAGAGCAGCGCAGCCGCGAAGCCGCCAAGCTTTCCGCACGTATTGAAACTGAGAACTCATACATCAACCGCTTTCGAGTAAAGGCCCGTAAGGCCGCGCAGGCACAGTCCAAAATCAAGAAAGTGGAAAAAATGTCCAAGGAACTCAACAAGATTAAAGGTGAAGCCGAACTCAACCGTTCCGGCAGAACTTTGAGCTTCCGCCTCCCACCCACCGCACGCGGAGATAAAGCCGCCATCAGTGTGGTTGATCTTGAATTTTCATATGACGGCAAGCCGCCTTCCATCTGGCCGCTACTTAATTTCCAGCTTTTCCGGGGCAAGAAAGTTGCCCTTGCCGCACCGAACGG
The sequence above is drawn from the Marinifilum sp. JC120 genome and encodes:
- a CDS encoding amino acid ABC transporter permease — protein: MAFAFDTTVFWDTFPMLMRGLKLTVEITIGGLFLGFILGSAAGLMKLSRNFFTRKIAGVYVEAIRGTPMLVQAMFLYYGVPMALGLRIPPITAGIIIIAVNSGAYIAEIVRGAVQSIHKGQFEAGRSIGLTNAQTMRYVIWPQALKRMIPPLGNQFIISLKDTSLLMVIGVGELMRTGQEITSVNFRAFEVYLSVACVYLVMTLSIAFVMRRIEKKLNTSRR
- the glnH gene encoding glutamine ABC transporter substrate-binding protein GlnH; its protein translation is MKKLLSIIVAALITATMVGTAFAGKLTVACDTSFPPFEFKDPATGKHTGFDVELWQAIAEKIGVDYDLQPMDFNGIIPGLQSNQIDVGIAGITIKPERAKVVDFSDGYYNSGLLILVKKDNNSINGIEDLKGKVISTKLSTSSADFAKSANAKEVKLYPNNDAMFMELMTGGADAVIFDSPVIADFMRKAGKGQVKVVGPLYNGQQYGIAFPKGSDLVAKVNAALKDLRKDGTYRELYVKWFGTEPK
- a CDS encoding glutamine synthetase type III translates to MSSNLSRQSAITAVTNYSTPEASFSFADTKPTELFGCNVFNDNVMKDRLPKKVYKSLKNTIEEGAKLDPSVADAVANAMKEWAMEKGATHYTHVFYPLTGSTAEKHDGFLSPDGQGNAISEFEGKLLIQGEPDASSFPNGGLRATFEARGYTAWDVTSPAYILENPNGTFLCIPTAFISWTGEALDKKTPLLRANQAINTSAQRVLKIFGDDSGNRVISNAGPEQEYFLIDRNFFFARPDLQMAGRTLFGAKPAKGQELDDHYFGAIPRRVLSFMMDVEHQLYKLGVPVKTRHNEVAPGQFEIAPVYEHANVATDHNQMIMTTLKSVAKKHGMACLLHEKPFAGINGSGKHLNYSLSCNGHGSLFDPGENPTENAQFLIFCAAVIRAVHKYSKLLRAVVATASNDHRLGANEAPPAIISIFLGDHLSEIFNKIQEGDSPTPTSTGFLKAGVDTLPPLPRDAGDRNRTSPFAFTGNRFEFRAVGSNSSIAGPQVAINSILSESLDFIADELEAFMGGDESKLTDAVNKVIKDIMDNHGQIIFDGDGYSDEWHKEAVEERGLPNLRTSADAIPEISSPEVVEMFTKYSVFTKEELDSRTEIYLEQYNQAIVTEAALVTKLAKTHILPGAVRYQKELAETCAAMKTIGVEFTTGTLEDLTSKLRGMQFANIELEKIMEAKPEGDINEEARYLCCTALPAMLEVRKYADQLEEVVADDLWCLPSYSEMLFIK
- a CDS encoding methyl-accepting chemotaxis protein gives rise to the protein MTGRLYASIAAITLLLGAGLFFIQNKVAILIVLASIAALLFLGFVVQRHIISPIKALICEIKRISKADYTPIPHHNFMAELGDLATAIEGLNNMLNEKVGMSESMLKNIMTPMVVVGPDGNICWLNESIVKLIEHDGETENYIGQDFSTFFYGSKQETISEKCMEKQEKQFLKGQVDGRKGTTKYISVASSPIFDSRGKLLGGFTTIMDFTNIKLKEDFITAQNNKIASGVTDATKISEQLAGTSDEISSEIQNSSNGIHDQKVRTEEVATSMEQMNASILEVSKNSSDAARMARQTQETANDGSGLVENVIEVMTEVNMKAENLQEEMGTLENHSTGITTIMQVISDIADQTNLLALNAAIEAARAGEAGRGFSVVADEIRKLAEKTMHATKEVGSYIDAIQGSSHKSTAATADTLTSIQQATELCSKADSALKQILEISQETAGQVEGIATAAEQQSAASEEVTSAIDAVNSIATQTSDSMDMVAGAVSELTTLATDLDEFMNKMQIQEA
- a CDS encoding YgdI/YgdR family lipoprotein, which produces MKNIFIAGLLCAGLLIFAGCGSKHHTITKTDGSTAVSVGKPLFNKDSNTYSYENLDGQETIIKREDVQQIEENKK